The proteins below come from a single Pedosphaera parvula Ellin514 genomic window:
- the serA gene encoding phosphoglycerate dehydrogenase, with protein MICDPISPKGIALFQQCTKFNVTVLKERLPEDKLLPLVADVEAMVVRSETKITRKVIEAAPKLRVVGRAGVGVDNVDVDAATQRGIVVMNTPSGNTISTAELTFSMLMALARKIPQAHSSMKAGEWNRKAFSGVELYNKTLGILGMGRIGTEVARRAIAFGMRVLAYDPYLTLSRANAMQVELVELDEIYARADFITVHMPMTDETKGMLNTAAFAKMKSGVRVLNCARGGIINETDLYEAIKGGKVAGAALDVYEVEPLPKEFPLRDLPQVIMTPHLGASTDEAQENVGIEVAEAITDYLLNGAVRNAVNLPNLDAKTYALVKPYLALGEKLGRLVAQLAPKRNDRLVVTYGGKATEVPTDPISRSILKGFLESAGGKDVNQVNVRTMASALGLRVEEIKSNEETDFSEWLHVAAYSGEQKISAGGALYGAKKQPRIVRVNGQPVEVVPEGVLFLMTNKDRPGIVGYLGTLMGRHNVNIASMSLSRDIAGGHALTVLNLDSVPSETALEEIRKDPDISNVRVVKL; from the coding sequence ATGATTTGCGACCCGATTTCGCCGAAGGGAATCGCGCTGTTCCAGCAATGCACGAAATTTAATGTGACTGTGCTGAAGGAACGGCTTCCCGAGGATAAACTGTTGCCCCTTGTTGCCGATGTGGAGGCGATGGTTGTTCGCTCCGAAACAAAGATCACGCGCAAGGTGATTGAAGCCGCGCCGAAGTTACGTGTGGTGGGCCGGGCTGGTGTGGGCGTGGACAATGTGGATGTAGATGCCGCGACGCAACGGGGCATCGTGGTGATGAACACGCCGAGCGGGAATACGATTTCGACGGCGGAACTGACATTCTCGATGTTGATGGCGTTGGCGCGCAAGATTCCGCAGGCGCATTCTTCGATGAAGGCGGGCGAGTGGAATCGCAAGGCGTTTTCGGGCGTGGAGCTTTATAACAAGACGCTGGGCATTTTGGGCATGGGCCGAATCGGGACGGAAGTGGCGCGTCGGGCGATTGCGTTCGGCATGCGCGTGCTGGCGTATGATCCGTATTTGACGTTGTCGCGCGCGAATGCGATGCAGGTGGAATTGGTGGAGTTGGACGAGATTTATGCGCGAGCCGATTTCATTACGGTGCACATGCCGATGACGGATGAGACCAAGGGGATGTTGAATACGGCGGCGTTTGCCAAGATGAAGAGTGGCGTGCGGGTGTTGAATTGCGCGCGTGGTGGGATTATCAATGAAACCGATCTTTACGAAGCGATTAAGGGCGGGAAGGTAGCTGGGGCGGCGTTGGATGTGTATGAAGTGGAGCCGTTGCCGAAGGAGTTCCCGTTGAGAGACTTGCCGCAGGTGATCATGACGCCGCATTTGGGTGCGAGCACGGATGAGGCGCAGGAAAACGTTGGTATTGAGGTGGCGGAGGCGATTACGGACTATTTATTGAACGGGGCGGTTCGCAATGCAGTCAATTTACCTAATCTTGATGCCAAGACTTACGCGCTGGTGAAGCCGTATCTGGCTTTGGGTGAGAAGTTGGGTAGATTGGTCGCGCAACTGGCACCCAAACGCAATGACCGCCTGGTGGTGACTTATGGCGGGAAAGCCACGGAAGTGCCGACTGATCCGATTAGCCGTTCTATATTGAAGGGATTTTTGGAATCGGCGGGCGGGAAAGATGTCAACCAGGTCAATGTGCGGACGATGGCGAGTGCCCTTGGATTGCGAGTGGAAGAAATCAAGTCGAACGAAGAAACCGATTTCAGCGAGTGGTTGCATGTGGCGGCCTATAGCGGGGAGCAGAAGATTTCGGCGGGTGGCGCGTTGTATGGCGCGAAGAAGCAACCGCGGATTGTGCGAGTGAACGGCCAACCCGTGGAAGTGGTGCCGGAAGGGGTGTTGTTCCTGATGACCAATAAGGATCGTCCGGGCATCGTTGGGTATTTGGGCACGTTGATGGGGCGGCATAACGTGAACATCGCGAGCATGAGTTTGAGTCGTGATATTGCCGGCGGACATGCATTGACGGTGTTGAATCTGGACAGTGTGCCGTCGGAAACAGCATTGGAAGAAATTCGAAAAGATCCGGACATTAGCAATGTGCGGGTAGTTAAGTTATAA